A single window of Salvia splendens isolate huo1 chromosome 8, SspV2, whole genome shotgun sequence DNA harbors:
- the LOC121745417 gene encoding transmembrane 9 superfamily member 5-like isoform X1, giving the protein MRFLKSALVTALLLLLPIALDCANTYNVGDRVPLFVNKIGPLHNPSETYEYYELPFCRPDQVIQKKESFGEVLGGDRLANALYDLRFAVNTTRAVVCPNKLTKGDLTKFRDAITNDFYYNMYYDDLPLWAYIGKVEDESWKADSKGKKLLLFTNVHFDALYNGNQVIEIQAFSEPSHMVDVTEDVDVEVEFTYSISWKRTSMPYDNRMERYARASSLHIIHQSHWFSFANSIVIVILLTGLLTLLLLRHVKNDLRKWSIGDEDEEKEVGWKYIHEDVFRCPTNLPLFSAVLGCGTQLLTMFCILFILALLGVFQPYSRGTLSSYVFISYILTSAIAGYRSTSFYSQYAETGREKSLLFAGILFLGPLLFTAFTLNLLAASFGVTAALPLGTICVIVLVYILVSVPLLALGGVFGHRYKSASSASPITTKCPREIPSLAWYRKTPGQMFLAGLLPYSAVALELHHFYATLWGYKLYSSPGILFFTFVVLILITAILSVGLTYFQLSVEDHEWQWRSVMRGGSTAIFMFCYCIYFYLHSNMAGLLQTVFFFGYNACICYAFFLMLGAVSFQASLLFVRRIYHAIKSE; this is encoded by the exons ATGAGATTTTTGAAATCCGCTCTTGTAACTGCTCTGCTACTCCTATTGCCGATCGCTCTTGATTGCGCCAACACCTACAATGTGGGAGATCGCGTGCCCCTTTTCGTCAACAAAATCGGCCCCCTTCACAACCCTAG TGAAACATATGAATATTACGAGCTGCCCTTCTGTCGTCCAG ACCAGGTGATTCAAAAGAAGGAAAGCTTTGGGGAAGTTTTGGGTGGTGATCGATTAGCAAATGCTTTATATGATTTGAGGTTTGCTGTCAACACAACCCGTGCAGTTGTTTGCCCAAACAAGCTGACTAAGGGTGATCTAACAAAATTCAGGGATGCTATCACTAATGACTTTTACTATAACATGTACTATGACGATCTTCCACTTTGGGCGTACATCGGCAAAGTTGAGGATGAAAGCTGGAAAGCCGACAGCAAGGGAAAAAAGTTATTACTCTTTACCAATGTTCACTTTGATGCTCTTTACAACGGAAATCAAGTCATAGAAATCCAAGCCTTCAGCGAGCCAAGTCATATGGTGGATGTAACAGAAGATGTTGATGTTGAAGTCGAGTTCACTTATTCTATATCCTGGAAAAGAACCTCTATGCCATATGATAACAGAATGGAGAGATACGCCAGAGCTTCCTCATTGCATATTATCCACCAAAGTCATTGGTTCTCATTCGCTAATTCTATTGTCATAGTTATACTGCTCACGGGACTACTTACTTTGCTCTTGCTGCGGCATGTCAAGAATGACTTAAGAAA ATGGTCGATTGGAGATGAAGATGAGGAGAAAGAGGTCGGTTGGAAATACATTCACGAGGACGTGTTCAGATGCCCAACAAATCTACCATTGTTCTCTGCAGTTTTGGGCTGTGGTACCCAGTTGTTGACAAT GTTTTGCATTTTATTCATTTTGGCGTTACTGGGAGTCTTCCAACCGTATAGCCGTGGTACTCTCTCAAGTTATGTGTTCATTTCTTACATTCTTACATCAGCAATTGCGGGCTACAGATCTACGTCATTTTATAGTCAGTATGCTGAAACTGGAAGG GAAAAAAGTCTCCTCTTCGCAGGAATACTGTTCTTAGGTCCTCTGCTCTTCACAGCATTCACCCTAAACTTACTGGCTGCATCTTTCGGGGTGACTGCAGCTCTTCCTCTCGGAACAATATGCGTCATTGTTCTTGTATATATACTAGTATCAGTTCCCCTACTTGCCCTAGGAGGAGTGTTTGGACACCGCTACAAATCTGCTTCCTCGGCATCACCCATCACTACGAAATGTCCACGGGAGATTCCTTCATTGGCTTGGTACCGGAAGACCCCTGGCCAAATGTTTCTTGCAGGTCTTCTACCTTATAGCGCCGTTGCTCTCGAGTTACACCATTTTTATGCCACACTCTGGGGCTATAAACTCTATAGCTCTCCAGGAATTTTATTCTTCACGTTCGTAGTCCTTATCTTGATCACTGCTATTTTAAGTGTTGGGTTGACATATTTTCAACTGTCTGTCGAAGACCACGAATGGCAGTGGAG GTCTGTAATGCGCGGTGGCTCAACAGCTATCTTCATGTTCTGCTACTGTATATACTTCTACCTGCATTCGAATATGGCTGGCCTCTTGCAGACGGTCTTCTTCTTCGGCTACAACGCCTGCATTTGCTACGCATTTTTCTTGATGCTGGGTGCCGTGAGTTTTCAAGCGTCATTGCTGTTTGTCCGCCGCATATACCATGCCATCAAGAGTGAGTAA
- the LOC121743425 gene encoding transcription factor TGA9-like isoform X2, translating into MASHRVGEPAALSDSGAPHHHHHHIPYAVPYMLHHPTNSNFINQEGPAFDFGELEEAIILQGVKINNDDKKQHLYTAIRPAATLDMFPSWPMRFHQHTTRGSSKSGEESTDSGSAVNTLSNTPESPSDHRQPPPPPPQMDAAGGIDSPRMSGSQSQPPAKPAPEKTLRRLAQNREAARKSRLRKKAYVQQLESSRIRLAQLEQDLQRARSQGLFLGGGGAASGSISSGGAIFDMEYSRWLDDDHRHISELRTALQAHLSDGDLRVIVDGYIAHYDEVFSLKGAAAKSDVFHLITGMWTTPAERCFLWMGGFRPSDLIKMLIPQLDPLTEQQFMGICSLQHSSQQAEEALSQGLDQLQQSLVDTIANGSVNDSMHHMAIALGKLANLEGFVRQADNLRQQTLHQLHRLLTIRQAARCFLVIGEYYGRLRALSSLWASRPRESMIAEDNSCQTTSDLQMVQASQNQFSNF; encoded by the exons ATGGCGAGTCACAGAGTCGGTGAGCCAGCAGCTTTGTCTGATTCGGGAGCTccacaccaccaccaccaccacatcCCCTACGCAGTTCCGTACATGCTCCACCACCCTACCAACTCTAATTTCAT AAATCAAGAAGGGCCAGCTTTCGATTTCGGAGAGCTTGAGGAAGCCATTATTTTGCAAGGGGTTAAGATCAATAATGATGACAAAAAACAAC ATTTATACACAGCAATCAGGCCTGCAGCAACTCTGGATATGTTCCCTTCCTGGCCTATGAGATTCCACCAGCATACCACAAGA GGAAGCTCAAAATCAGGAGAGGAGAGTACTGATTCCGGTTCAGCTGTAAACACACTTTCCAACACCCCAGAGTCTCCTTCAGACCACCGCCAGCCACCCCCACCACCGCCGCAGATGGACGCCGCCGGTGGGATTGACAGCCCGAGGATGAGTGGCTCACAGTCACAGCCACCAGCTAAACCAGCCCCAGAAAAG ACATTGAGacgtctagcccaaaatagggAAGCAGCTAGGAAAAGCAGACTTAGAAAAAAG GCCTATGTACAGCAGCTAGAATCAAGCAGGATCAGGCTTGCTCAGCTGGAGCAAGACCTTCAGAGGGCAAGGTCACAG GGACTTTTCTTAGGAGGAGGTGGGGCTGCAAGTGGGAGTATTAGCTCTG gtGGAGCAATATTCGATATGGAATATTCTAGATGGCTAGATGATGATCACAGGCACATATCCGAACTCCGAACTGCATTGCAAGCTCACTTATCCGACGGCGACTTGAGGGTCATAGTTGATGGATACATTGCTCACTACGATGAGGTATTTAGCCTGAAAGGCGCCGCTGCTAAATCTGACGTCTTCCACCTCATCACCGGAATGTGGACTACACCTGCAGAGAGGTGTTTCCTTTGGATGGGCGGTTTCCGGCCATCTGACCTAATCAAG ATGTTGATACCACAATTAGACCCTTTAACGGAGCAGCAATTCATGGGGATTTGCAGCCTTCAGCATTCCTCACAGCAGGCAGAGGAGGCTCTCTCACAAGGCTTGGACCAGTTGCAGCAATCCTTGGTTGATACCATTGCTAATGGCTCTGTTAATGACAGCATGCATCACATGGCTATCGCGTTGGGAAAGCTCGCCAATCTTGAAGGCTTTGTTCGACAG GCTGATAATCTAAGGCAACAGACCCTTCATCAGCTGCATCGTTTGTTGACAATCCGGCAAGCTGCACGTTGCTTCCTGGTGATCGGAGAATACTATGGCCGACTACGAGCTCTGAGCTCACTGTGGGCTTCAAGGCCAAGAGA GAGTATGATTGCAGAAGACAATTCTTGCCAAACGACGTCGGATTTGCAGATGGTGCAGGCTTCACAAAATCAGTTCTCAAACTTCTGA
- the LOC121745417 gene encoding transmembrane 9 superfamily member 5-like isoform X2, giving the protein MWEIACPFSSTKSAPFTTLVKHMNITSCPSVVQVIQKKESFGEVLGGDRLANALYDLRFAVNTTRAVVCPNKLTKGDLTKFRDAITNDFYYNMYYDDLPLWAYIGKVEDESWKADSKGKKLLLFTNVHFDALYNGNQVIEIQAFSEPSHMVDVTEDVDVEVEFTYSISWKRTSMPYDNRMERYARASSLHIIHQSHWFSFANSIVIVILLTGLLTLLLLRHVKNDLRKWSIGDEDEEKEVGWKYIHEDVFRCPTNLPLFSAVLGCGTQLLTMFCILFILALLGVFQPYSRGTLSSYVFISYILTSAIAGYRSTSFYSQYAETGREKSLLFAGILFLGPLLFTAFTLNLLAASFGVTAALPLGTICVIVLVYILVSVPLLALGGVFGHRYKSASSASPITTKCPREIPSLAWYRKTPGQMFLAGLLPYSAVALELHHFYATLWGYKLYSSPGILFFTFVVLILITAILSVGLTYFQLSVEDHEWQWRSVMRGGSTAIFMFCYCIYFYLHSNMAGLLQTVFFFGYNACICYAFFLMLGAVSFQASLLFVRRIYHAIKSE; this is encoded by the exons ATGTGGGAGATCGCGTGCCCCTTTTCGTCAACAAAATCGGCCCCCTTCACAACCCTAG TGAAACATATGAATATTACGAGCTGCCCTTCTGTCGTCCAG GTGATTCAAAAGAAGGAAAGCTTTGGGGAAGTTTTGGGTGGTGATCGATTAGCAAATGCTTTATATGATTTGAGGTTTGCTGTCAACACAACCCGTGCAGTTGTTTGCCCAAACAAGCTGACTAAGGGTGATCTAACAAAATTCAGGGATGCTATCACTAATGACTTTTACTATAACATGTACTATGACGATCTTCCACTTTGGGCGTACATCGGCAAAGTTGAGGATGAAAGCTGGAAAGCCGACAGCAAGGGAAAAAAGTTATTACTCTTTACCAATGTTCACTTTGATGCTCTTTACAACGGAAATCAAGTCATAGAAATCCAAGCCTTCAGCGAGCCAAGTCATATGGTGGATGTAACAGAAGATGTTGATGTTGAAGTCGAGTTCACTTATTCTATATCCTGGAAAAGAACCTCTATGCCATATGATAACAGAATGGAGAGATACGCCAGAGCTTCCTCATTGCATATTATCCACCAAAGTCATTGGTTCTCATTCGCTAATTCTATTGTCATAGTTATACTGCTCACGGGACTACTTACTTTGCTCTTGCTGCGGCATGTCAAGAATGACTTAAGAAA ATGGTCGATTGGAGATGAAGATGAGGAGAAAGAGGTCGGTTGGAAATACATTCACGAGGACGTGTTCAGATGCCCAACAAATCTACCATTGTTCTCTGCAGTTTTGGGCTGTGGTACCCAGTTGTTGACAAT GTTTTGCATTTTATTCATTTTGGCGTTACTGGGAGTCTTCCAACCGTATAGCCGTGGTACTCTCTCAAGTTATGTGTTCATTTCTTACATTCTTACATCAGCAATTGCGGGCTACAGATCTACGTCATTTTATAGTCAGTATGCTGAAACTGGAAGG GAAAAAAGTCTCCTCTTCGCAGGAATACTGTTCTTAGGTCCTCTGCTCTTCACAGCATTCACCCTAAACTTACTGGCTGCATCTTTCGGGGTGACTGCAGCTCTTCCTCTCGGAACAATATGCGTCATTGTTCTTGTATATATACTAGTATCAGTTCCCCTACTTGCCCTAGGAGGAGTGTTTGGACACCGCTACAAATCTGCTTCCTCGGCATCACCCATCACTACGAAATGTCCACGGGAGATTCCTTCATTGGCTTGGTACCGGAAGACCCCTGGCCAAATGTTTCTTGCAGGTCTTCTACCTTATAGCGCCGTTGCTCTCGAGTTACACCATTTTTATGCCACACTCTGGGGCTATAAACTCTATAGCTCTCCAGGAATTTTATTCTTCACGTTCGTAGTCCTTATCTTGATCACTGCTATTTTAAGTGTTGGGTTGACATATTTTCAACTGTCTGTCGAAGACCACGAATGGCAGTGGAG GTCTGTAATGCGCGGTGGCTCAACAGCTATCTTCATGTTCTGCTACTGTATATACTTCTACCTGCATTCGAATATGGCTGGCCTCTTGCAGACGGTCTTCTTCTTCGGCTACAACGCCTGCATTTGCTACGCATTTTTCTTGATGCTGGGTGCCGTGAGTTTTCAAGCGTCATTGCTGTTTGTCCGCCGCATATACCATGCCATCAAGAGTGAGTAA
- the LOC121743094 gene encoding uncharacterized protein LOC121743094 yields MVFKKVALLMMRCLGISKQPTLPAPPAETAESSSIDVEICGSKGIGLSDGRFLAYTERGVPMNKSNYTVIVVHGFGSSKEMNFMASQDFLEELKICLLLFDRAGYGESDPNPKRSLKSEASDIEELADKLQLGSKFFVLGVSLGCYPVWGCLKRTPNRLAGVALVVPYINYKWPSLPSDLTKDDYRKGLSHWAVFVASHAPRLLYWWLTQKLFPSSTVLDRNPAFFSRKDIEVLKITPGYQLLSQNKVRDKTVFDSLRRDFVVAFGKWDFDPLELCNPYPQRESAVHIWQGHEDKVVPVQLQRHVSGKLPWIRYHEVPDGGHLLVYDSDVCEAILRSLVLGEDPPQMYTPQC; encoded by the exons ATGGTTTTCAAGAAAGTGGCACTTTTGATGATGCGTTGTTTGGGGATATCGAAGCAGCCCACTCTTCCTGCCCCTCCTGCTGAAACTGCTGAGTCTTCATCCATTGATGTTGAAATCTGTGGCTCAAAAGGAATCGGGCTCAGTGATGGCAGATTCTTGGCTTACACAGAGAGAGGAGTCCCCATGAATAAGTCCAATTACACAGTTATTGTTGTTCATGGATTTGGTAGCTCTAAAGAAATGAACTTTATGGCTTCCCAG GATTTTCTTGAGGAGTTGAAGATATGCCTTCTGTTGTTTGACCGGGCTGGATATGGCGAAAGCGATCCCAATCCCAAGAGATCCTTAAAAAGTGAAGCATCTGACATTGAGGAGCTAGCTGATAAGTTGCAGCTGGGATCAAAGTTCTTCGTGCTTGGCGTTTCGTTGGGGTGCTACCCCGTCTGGGGTTGCCTCAAACGGACACCAAACAG GCTAGCTGGTGTTGCATTAGTAGTTCCATACATAAACTACAAATGGCCTTCTCTTCCGAGTGACCTAACGAAGGATGACTATCGAAAGGGCCTATCCCATTGGGCTGTTTTCGTTGCAAGCCATGCTCCACGATTGCTGTATTGGTGGCTGACACAGAAGCTCTTCCCATCATCGACCGTTCTTGACAGGAACCCTGCATTCTTCAGCCGAAAGGACATAGAAGTGCTCAAGATCACACCGGGTTACCAATTGCTTAGTCAG AACAAGGTAAGGGATAAGACAGTGTTCGATTCCCTACGACGTGACTTTGTGGTGGCATTTGGCAAGTGGGACTTCGACCCTTTGGAGCTGTGCAATCCGTATCCTCAGAGGGAAAGCGCGGTGCATATATGGCAGGGGCACGAGGACAAGGTGGTGCCTGTCCAGCTGCAGAGGCACGTCTCCGGGAAACTGCCTTGGATTCGGTATCACGAGGTACCGGATGGAGGGCATCTGCTGGTTTATGATTCTGATGTGTGTGAAGCCATCTTGAGGTCTCTTGTTCTTGGAGAAGATCCTCCTCAAATGTATACACCTCAATGCTAG
- the LOC121743425 gene encoding transcription factor TGA9-like isoform X1 yields the protein MASHRVGEPAALSDSGAPHHHHHHIPYAVPYMLHHPTNSNFINQEGPAFDFGELEEAIILQGVKINNDDKKQHLYTAIRPAATLDMFPSWPMRFHQHTTRGSSKSGEESTDSGSAVNTLSNTPESPSDHRQPPPPPPQMDAAGGIDSPRMSGSQSQPPAKPAPEKRRGPGSNSDKVLDAKTLRRLAQNREAARKSRLRKKAYVQQLESSRIRLAQLEQDLQRARSQGLFLGGGGAASGSISSGGAIFDMEYSRWLDDDHRHISELRTALQAHLSDGDLRVIVDGYIAHYDEVFSLKGAAAKSDVFHLITGMWTTPAERCFLWMGGFRPSDLIKMLIPQLDPLTEQQFMGICSLQHSSQQAEEALSQGLDQLQQSLVDTIANGSVNDSMHHMAIALGKLANLEGFVRQADNLRQQTLHQLHRLLTIRQAARCFLVIGEYYGRLRALSSLWASRPRESMIAEDNSCQTTSDLQMVQASQNQFSNF from the exons ATGGCGAGTCACAGAGTCGGTGAGCCAGCAGCTTTGTCTGATTCGGGAGCTccacaccaccaccaccaccacatcCCCTACGCAGTTCCGTACATGCTCCACCACCCTACCAACTCTAATTTCAT AAATCAAGAAGGGCCAGCTTTCGATTTCGGAGAGCTTGAGGAAGCCATTATTTTGCAAGGGGTTAAGATCAATAATGATGACAAAAAACAAC ATTTATACACAGCAATCAGGCCTGCAGCAACTCTGGATATGTTCCCTTCCTGGCCTATGAGATTCCACCAGCATACCACAAGA GGAAGCTCAAAATCAGGAGAGGAGAGTACTGATTCCGGTTCAGCTGTAAACACACTTTCCAACACCCCAGAGTCTCCTTCAGACCACCGCCAGCCACCCCCACCACCGCCGCAGATGGACGCCGCCGGTGGGATTGACAGCCCGAGGATGAGTGGCTCACAGTCACAGCCACCAGCTAAACCAGCCCCAGAAAAG AGAAGAGGGCCTGGTTCTAACTCAGACAAAGTGCTTGATGCTAAG ACATTGAGacgtctagcccaaaatagggAAGCAGCTAGGAAAAGCAGACTTAGAAAAAAG GCCTATGTACAGCAGCTAGAATCAAGCAGGATCAGGCTTGCTCAGCTGGAGCAAGACCTTCAGAGGGCAAGGTCACAG GGACTTTTCTTAGGAGGAGGTGGGGCTGCAAGTGGGAGTATTAGCTCTG gtGGAGCAATATTCGATATGGAATATTCTAGATGGCTAGATGATGATCACAGGCACATATCCGAACTCCGAACTGCATTGCAAGCTCACTTATCCGACGGCGACTTGAGGGTCATAGTTGATGGATACATTGCTCACTACGATGAGGTATTTAGCCTGAAAGGCGCCGCTGCTAAATCTGACGTCTTCCACCTCATCACCGGAATGTGGACTACACCTGCAGAGAGGTGTTTCCTTTGGATGGGCGGTTTCCGGCCATCTGACCTAATCAAG ATGTTGATACCACAATTAGACCCTTTAACGGAGCAGCAATTCATGGGGATTTGCAGCCTTCAGCATTCCTCACAGCAGGCAGAGGAGGCTCTCTCACAAGGCTTGGACCAGTTGCAGCAATCCTTGGTTGATACCATTGCTAATGGCTCTGTTAATGACAGCATGCATCACATGGCTATCGCGTTGGGAAAGCTCGCCAATCTTGAAGGCTTTGTTCGACAG GCTGATAATCTAAGGCAACAGACCCTTCATCAGCTGCATCGTTTGTTGACAATCCGGCAAGCTGCACGTTGCTTCCTGGTGATCGGAGAATACTATGGCCGACTACGAGCTCTGAGCTCACTGTGGGCTTCAAGGCCAAGAGA GAGTATGATTGCAGAAGACAATTCTTGCCAAACGACGTCGGATTTGCAGATGGTGCAGGCTTCACAAAATCAGTTCTCAAACTTCTGA